The following proteins come from a genomic window of Nycticebus coucang isolate mNycCou1 chromosome 11, mNycCou1.pri, whole genome shotgun sequence:
- the ZNF862 gene encoding zinc finger protein 862: MELRESGKLQQDWMDCRCPTPKEGKNNEAPVTFDDITLYLLQEEWMLLSQQQKEIYGSDKLVAPLGPTVANPELFCKFGRGPESWLGNVESQRSLLDHHPGKTQMGYMEEMDIQGPARESGRYTPPERKACLSHFSTKKGNIEGNWTGRSKKLLRPRSIQKSWFAQFPWLIMNKEQTTLFCCACREYPSVRDRRSRLIEGYTGPFKVETLKYHAKSKAHMFCVNALAARDPIWAARFRSIRDPSGEVLASTEHLFTADYPLFYPPGSLGDFSSMTELLPSPRAELEDPGGNGTIPSLYLDCISDLRQKEITDDSNISSNINILCNGAIESCSQDLSEEGLLEVPVLKELPLVFEDVAVYFTREEWGMLDKRQKELYRDVMRMNYELLASLEPAAAKPDLISKLERRAAPWIKDPNGPKWGEGHPPGKKMVAVREVDTQAVAVDSAPLPAPSVEPCTSYCSSSICDVEVDGPRKTKRTYRPRSIQRSWFGQFPWLVIDPKETKLFCSACKEKPNLHDKSSRLVRGYTGPFKVETLKYHEVSKAHRLCVNTIEIKEDTPQTALIPEISSDLMANMEHFFNAAYSIAYHSRPLNDFEKILQLLQSTGTVILGKYRNRTACTQFIKYISETLKKQILDDVRSSPCMSLLLDSSTDTSDQACVGIYIRYLKQMEVKESYITLAPLYSETADGYFETIVSVLDELDIPFRKPGWVVGLGTDGSAMLSCRGGLVDKFQEVIPQLLPVHCVAHRLHLAVVEACGSIDLVRKCDRHIRTIFKFYQSSNKRLSELQEGAAPLEQEVLRLKDLNAVRWVASKRRTLNALLVSWPALARHLQSVAEAGGQVGQRAKGMLKLLKGFHFVKSCHFLLDFLSIYRSLSEVCQKEIVLVTEVNATLGRAYIALETLRHQAGPKEEEFNASFKDGWLHGIFLDRVEMAEQRFQADRERVVLTGIEYLQQRFDADRPQQLKNMEVFDTMAWPNGIELATFGNDDILTLARYFKLSLPAGYSEEALLEEWLGLKSISQNLPFSMLCKNTLAQHYSFPLLSKLMAVVVCLPVSTSCCERGFKAMSRIRTDERTKLSNEVLNMLMMTAVNGVAVTEYDPQPAIQHWYLTSSGRRFSHVYTCAQVPARSHESVELRKKEPGALCVGGSGTKEPLILPPREAVEVREDCITDPSGLYPSTSLGRPGMS, encoded by the exons GAAAAACACAGATGGGCTATATGGAAGAAATGGATATTCAAGGTCCTGCCAGAGAAAGTGGACGATACACCCCGCCTGAGAGGAAAGCCTGCCTTTCCCACTTCAGTACAAAGAAGGGCAACATTGAGGGAAACTGGACAGGAAGAAGCAAGAAACTCTTGAGGCCACGATCTATCCAGAAGTCATGGTTTGCACAGTTTCCATGGTTGATCATGAACAAGGAACAGACAACTCTGTTTTGCTGTGCTTGCCGAGAATATCCATCTGTCAGGGACAGACGTTCAAGATTAATAGAAGGTTATACAGGACCATTTAAAGTAGAGACGCTTAAATACCATGCCAAGAGCAAAGCTCATATGTTCTGTGTCAATGCCTTGGCGGCAAGGGACCCCATTTGGGCAGCTCGTTTCCGAAGCATCAGAGATCCATCTGGAGAAGTACTGGCCAGCACAGAGCACCTCTTCACTGCAGATTATCCCCTATTCTATCCCCCAGGGTCTCTGGGAGATTTCAGTAGCATGACTGAGCTCCtgccaagcccaagagctgaactAGAGGACCCTGGAGGGAATGGAACAATTCCTTCTTTGTATCTAGACTGCATTTCAGATTTGAGgcaaaaagaaatcactgatgaCAGCAACATCTCCTCAAATATTAATATCTTATGTAATGGTGCTATTGAATCCTGCAGTCAG GACCTTTCTGAAGAGGGGCTGTTGGAGGTCCCTGTGTTGAAGGAGCTCCCGTTGGTGTTCGAGGATGTGGCAGTGTATTTCACACGGGAGGAGTGGGGCATGTTAGACAAGCGGCAAAAGGAGCTGTACAGAGATGTGATGCGCATGAACTATGAGCTCTTGGCATCCCTGG AGCCTGCAGCTGCCAAACCAGACTTGatctccaaattggaaaggagagCTGCACCCTGGATAAAGGATCCAAATGGGCCCAAGTGGGGAGAAGGTCATCCTCCAG GGAAAAAGATGGTGGCTGTAAGAGAGGTAGACACACAGGCTGTGGCTGTGGACTCTGCACCACTTCCAGCTCCTTCTGTGGAGCCGTGTACCTCCTACTGCAGCTCCAGCATCTGTGACGTAGAAGTGGATGGGCCCAGGAAAACCAAGAGGACTTACAGACCCCGTTCCATTCAGAGGTCATGGTTTGGGCAGTTCCCATGGTTAGTAATTGATCCCAAAGAGACCAAGCTCTTTTGCTCAGCTTGCAAAGAAAAACCCAATCTCCATGACAAATCATCTCGGTTAGTAAGAGGTTACACTGGGCCTTTTAAAGTGGAGACTTTAAAATACCATGAAGTCAGCAAAGCACACAGGCTCTGTGTCAACACCATTGAAATCAAAGAAGACACCCCCCAGACTGCCCTCATCCCAGAGATCTCCAGCGACCTCATGGCAAACATGGAGCACTTCTTCAATGCTGCCTACTCCATCGCATACCACTCAAGGCCTCTGAATGACTTTGAGAAAATCCTGCAACTCCTCCAAAGCACTGGGACCGTGATTTTAGGCAAGTACCGAAACCGCACCGCATGCACTCAGTTCATCAAATACATCTCAGAGACCCTGAAGAAGCAGATCCTTGATGATGTCCGGAGCTCCCCCTGCATGAGCCTTTTGCTGGACAGCTCCACTGACACCTCTGACCAGGCCTGTGTAGGGATTTATATCCGCTACTTGAAGCAGATGGAGGTGAAGGAGTCGTACATCACCCTGGCCCCGCTCTATAGTGAGACAGCAGATGGGTACTTTGAGACCATTGTTTCTGTCCTGGATGAGCTGGACATCCCTTTCCGGAAGCCTGGCTGGGTAGTGGGCCTGGGAACAGATGGCTCAGCCATGCTGAGCTGTAGAGGAGGCCTTGTGGACAAGTTCCAGGAGGTCATCCCCCAGCTGCTGCCTGTGCACTGTGTGGCGCACAGGCTGCACCTGGCCGTGGTGGAAGCATGTGGGAGCATCGATCTGGTGCGGAAGTGTGACCGGCATATCCGTACCATATTCAAATTTTATCAGTCCTCAAACAAGAGGCTGAGCGAGCTGCAGGAAGGTGCAGCTCCCCTGGAGCAGGAGGTCCTCCGCCTGAAGGACTTGAACGCTGTCAGGTGGGTAGCCAGTAAGAGGCGCACACTGAATGCTCTCCTTGTGAGCTGGCCTGCCCTTGCTAGGCACCTCCAGAGCGTGGCAGAGGCTGGGGGCCAGGTTGGGCAGAGGGCCAAGGGTATGCTAAAGCTGTTGAAGGGCTTCCACTTCGTCAAATCCTGCCACTTCCTTCTGGACTTCCTGAGCATTTACAGGTCTCTGTCTGAGGTGTGCCAGAAGGAGATCGTGCTGGTCACAGAGGTGAATGCCACACTGGGCCGGGCCTACATAGCACTAGAGACCCTCCGTCACCAGGCTGGGCCCAAAGAGGAAGAGTTCAATGCCAGCTTCAAGGATGGCTGGCTCCATGGCATCTTCTTGGACAGAGTGGAGATGGCAGAACAGCGGTTCCAGGCAGACAGGGAGAGAGTAGTGCTCACTGGGATTGAATACCTCCAGCAGAGGTTTGATGCAGACCGTCCCCAGCAGCTCAAGAACATGGAGGTGTTTGATACTATGGCCTGGCCAAATGGGATTGAACTTGCCACTTTTGGGAATGATGATATTCTCACCCTTGCCAGGTATTTCAAGCTCTCTCTCCCTGCAGGATACAGTGAGGAAGCTCTGTTGGAGGAGTGGCTGGGCCTGAAATCCATCTCCCAGAACCTCCCATTCTCCATGCTGTGTAAAAACACCCTGGCCCAGCATTACAGCTTCCCCTTGCTGAGCAAGCTCATGGCTGTGGTGGTCTGTTTGCCTGTCTCCACCTCCTGCTGTGAGCGAGGCTTCAAGGCCATGAGCCGAATCAGGACTGATGAGAGGACCAAGCTCTCCAATGAGGTGCTCAACATGCTCATGATGACAGCTGTGAATGGCGTGGCAGTCACAGAGTATGACCCCCAGCCTGCCATCCAGCACTGGTACCTGACCTCCTCAGGCCGACGTTTTAGCCACGTCTACACCTGTGCCCAGGTGCCAGCCCGCTCCCATGAGA GTGTGGAGCTCAGAAAGAAGGAGCCGGGTGCTCTCTGTGTTGGGGGGTCCGGGACCAAGGAGCCACTCATTCTGCCCCCCAGGGAGGCAGTGGAAGTTCGGGAGGACTGCATCACAGACCCTTCTGGGCTATACCCCAGCACCAGTCTGGGGCGCCCTGGCATGTCCTGA